A stretch of the Oceanicola sp. D3 genome encodes the following:
- a CDS encoding bifunctional 2-polyprenyl-6-hydroxyphenol methylase/3-demethylubiquinol 3-O-methyltransferase UbiG, which produces MGQKVDTRAIGLDVGLSFMRWLTGAENLHYGLWDGLPVAAENLGAAQAAYTDKLFSYLPEGSLRILDIGGGAGETAKKLIALGHDVEIVVPSPFLASRCRQNAPEARVHQCMFEDFSGAGGFDLCLFSESFQYIPHEVALKEALALLKPGGQVLIADCFRSENYEGVKRSQTVGGGHRLAVMRETLAEMKLTIEAEEDITEAVAPSIDLEQGLFNVMGHGVSRVDEELKMKKPKTRWALAFFIRRMVSERRLFRLNERLKESKRTSEAFCHFNRYMIFRLTR; this is translated from the coding sequence ATGGGACAGAAAGTCGACACACGCGCCATCGGCCTCGATGTAGGCCTGAGCTTCATGCGATGGCTGACGGGCGCTGAGAACCTGCATTACGGCCTTTGGGATGGCTTGCCGGTGGCTGCCGAAAACCTTGGCGCGGCGCAAGCGGCCTATACGGACAAGCTGTTCTCCTATCTCCCCGAAGGCAGCCTGCGAATCCTCGACATTGGCGGCGGCGCTGGAGAGACGGCCAAGAAGCTGATTGCGCTTGGGCATGACGTTGAAATCGTCGTCCCCTCCCCCTTCCTTGCCTCACGTTGCCGCCAGAATGCACCCGAGGCGCGCGTGCACCAGTGCATGTTCGAGGACTTTTCCGGCGCGGGCGGCTTTGACTTGTGCCTGTTTTCCGAGAGCTTTCAGTACATTCCGCATGAGGTCGCGCTGAAGGAGGCGCTGGCACTGCTGAAGCCGGGCGGACAGGTGCTGATTGCGGATTGCTTCCGCTCGGAGAACTACGAGGGCGTGAAGCGCAGCCAAACCGTTGGCGGGGGGCATAGGTTAGCCGTGATGCGGGAAACCCTTGCGGAGATGAAGCTGACCATTGAGGCAGAAGAGGACATTACCGAGGCTGTTGCGCCCTCGATCGACCTTGAGCAGGGGCTCTTCAACGTGATGGGCCATGGCGTCAGCCGCGTGGATGAAGAGTTGAAGATGAAGAAGCCCAAGACGCGGTGGGCCCTGGCCTTCTTCATCCGCCGAATGGTCAGCGAGCGCCGCCTGTTTCGGCTCAATGAGCGGCTGAAGGAGAGCAAACGCACCTCCGAAGCTTTCTGCCACTTCAACCGCTATATGATCTTCCGGCTGACCCGCTGA
- a CDS encoding RNA pyrophosphohydrolase encodes MTNADSLPYRPCVGVVLLNSDGHVFVGQRIDSATPAWQMPQGGLDAGEDHRTAALRELEEETGIAPDRVEIVTETAAPVRYDLPPELLGKIWKGKYRGQEQHWVLMRFLGEDGEVNLATKHPEFSEWRWLPGSELVANIVPFKRAVYKAVVAEFQEYLA; translated from the coding sequence ATGACCAATGCCGACTCGCTCCCTTACCGCCCCTGCGTGGGCGTCGTGCTTCTCAACTCTGATGGCCACGTCTTCGTTGGCCAGCGGATCGACAGCGCCACACCCGCTTGGCAGATGCCTCAGGGCGGGCTGGATGCAGGTGAAGATCACCGCACTGCCGCGTTGCGCGAGTTGGAGGAAGAAACCGGCATTGCCCCGGACAGGGTGGAGATTGTAACCGAAACCGCGGCGCCCGTGCGCTATGATCTGCCTCCTGAGCTTTTGGGCAAGATCTGGAAAGGCAAGTACCGCGGGCAGGAACAGCATTGGGTTTTGATGCGGTTTTTGGGTGAGGATGGCGAGGTGAACCTAGCCACGAAACACCCCGAGTTTTCCGAATGGCGGTGGCTGCCCGGTTCTGAGTTGGTGGCTAATATCGTGCCCTTCAAGCGCGCGGTCTACAAGGCCGTCGTGGCTGAATTTCAGGAGTATCTTGCATGA
- the rsfS gene encoding ribosome silencing factor: MLADILQSLEDDKAEEIVTIDLSGKSTMADHMVICSGRSSRQVGAISEKLVDRLKQAHGTSCKVEGKDAGDWVLIDAGDVIVHVFRPEVRDFYQLEKMWQPATATA; encoded by the coding sequence CTGCTCGCGGACATCCTTCAATCGCTCGAAGACGACAAGGCCGAGGAGATCGTAACGATCGACCTCTCGGGCAAGTCGACCATGGCTGATCACATGGTGATCTGTTCGGGTCGCTCCTCCCGGCAGGTGGGCGCGATCTCTGAAAAGCTGGTAGACCGTCTGAAGCAGGCGCATGGCACGTCCTGCAAGGTCGAAGGCAAGGATGCGGGCGACTGGGTTTTGATCGACGCGGGCGATGTGATCGTTCACGTGTTCCGTCCTGAGGTCCGTGACTTCTATCAGCTAGAAAAGATGTGGCAGCCGGCGACGGCCACCGCCTGA
- the rlmH gene encoding 23S rRNA (pseudouridine(1915)-N(3))-methyltransferase RlmH, with amino-acid sequence MKLTILAIGRLRAGPEKSLIDDYLDRAGKTGRGLALGPARVVELEDKRGGGKPAEAELLRKALPSGAVVVAMDERGKVLSSPGFADQLAKWRDTGRPEVALLIGGADGLDPALVAEADFTLSFGKMVWPHMLARVMLAEQLYRATAILAGTPYHRV; translated from the coding sequence TTGAAGCTGACCATTCTCGCAATCGGGCGGCTGCGCGCCGGCCCGGAGAAATCCCTGATTGACGATTACCTAGACCGCGCCGGGAAAACCGGGCGCGGTTTGGCGCTTGGGCCTGCCCGCGTGGTTGAGCTGGAAGACAAGCGCGGTGGCGGCAAGCCGGCGGAAGCGGAGCTGTTGCGCAAGGCCTTGCCCAGTGGCGCGGTAGTGGTTGCGATGGACGAGCGCGGCAAGGTGTTGAGTTCACCCGGTTTCGCGGATCAACTCGCAAAGTGGCGCGACACCGGCCGCCCGGAGGTGGCGCTGCTGATCGGCGGTGCCGACGGGCTAGACCCGGCGCTGGTCGCGGAGGCAGACTTTACCCTCAGTTTCGGCAAGATGGTCTGGCCCCACATGCTGGCTCGGGTGATGCTGGCCGAACAGCTCTATCGCGCCACCGCGATTTTGGCGGGCACGCCCTATCACCGCGTCTGA
- the gpmI gene encoding 2,3-bisphosphoglycerate-independent phosphoglycerate mutase translates to MPKPVVLCILDGWGIGDGGPGDAPALAKTPNFDRLMETCPNASLTTFGPDVGLPSGQMGNSEVGHTNIGAGRVVAMDLGQIDLAIEDDSFAQNEGLGAFIAALKASGGTAHLAGLVSPGGVHSHQSHMIAAAKAIAAAGVPVAIHALTDGRDVAPKSADGYIGETEKHLPDGAKFVTVSGRYYAMDRDNRWDRVSKAYEAIVQGKGEQGEDAVAVVQAAYEADKTDEFILPTVLSDYAGMKDGDGLFFLNFRADRAREILRAIGEPGFAEFDTGTRPELAALLGMVEYSEGHNAYMTTCFPPRDIVNTLGAWVAEQGLTQFHIAETEKYPHVTFFLNGGKEDPEPGEDRYMPRSPNVATYDMQPEMSAGEVTEHLVGAIEKGYDFIVVNFANPDMVGHTGIIEAAVAACEAVDAGLGAALEALKKAGGAMIVTADHGNCDMMIDPETGGPHTAHTLNPVPVVVYGAPEGTTVADGRLADLAPTVLSLMGLPQPEEMTGKSLLG, encoded by the coding sequence ATGCCCAAACCTGTCGTCCTTTGCATTCTCGATGGCTGGGGTATCGGAGATGGCGGCCCCGGCGACGCTCCGGCGTTGGCGAAAACGCCCAATTTCGACCGGCTGATGGAAACCTGCCCAAATGCCAGCCTCACGACCTTCGGGCCGGACGTGGGGCTACCGTCCGGGCAGATGGGCAACTCGGAGGTCGGCCATACGAATATCGGCGCAGGCCGCGTGGTGGCAATGGATCTTGGCCAGATCGACCTCGCCATTGAAGACGACTCTTTTGCGCAGAACGAAGGGCTCGGCGCGTTCATCGCTGCGCTGAAGGCTTCGGGCGGCACGGCGCATCTTGCTGGGCTGGTTTCACCGGGGGGGGTGCACAGCCACCAGTCCCATATGATTGCCGCCGCCAAAGCGATTGCCGCCGCGGGCGTTCCGGTGGCGATCCATGCGCTGACCGATGGGCGCGACGTGGCCCCGAAATCGGCCGACGGCTACATTGGCGAGACGGAGAAGCATCTGCCTGATGGCGCGAAGTTCGTCACCGTTTCGGGTCGCTACTACGCGATGGACCGCGACAACCGCTGGGACCGGGTCAGCAAGGCCTATGAGGCCATCGTGCAGGGCAAGGGCGAACAGGGCGAGGATGCCGTGGCCGTGGTCCAGGCCGCTTATGAGGCAGACAAGACCGACGAGTTCATTCTGCCAACGGTGCTGAGTGACTACGCCGGAATGAAGGACGGCGACGGGCTCTTTTTCCTCAATTTCCGCGCCGACCGCGCCCGTGAGATCCTGCGTGCTATTGGTGAGCCGGGCTTTGCGGAGTTTGACACCGGCACCCGGCCCGAGTTGGCGGCGCTGCTGGGGATGGTGGAATATTCCGAAGGGCACAACGCCTATATGACCACCTGTTTCCCGCCGCGCGATATCGTCAATACGCTGGGCGCATGGGTGGCTGAACAGGGCCTGACTCAGTTCCACATCGCTGAAACCGAGAAATACCCTCACGTCACCTTCTTCCTCAACGGCGGCAAGGAAGACCCTGAGCCGGGGGAAGACCGCTACATGCCCAGATCCCCCAATGTGGCGACCTACGATATGCAGCCCGAGATGAGCGCCGGAGAGGTAACAGAGCATCTCGTCGGGGCGATTGAGAAGGGCTACGACTTTATCGTTGTCAACTTCGCCAACCCCGACATGGTGGGCCACACCGGCATCATCGAGGCCGCCGTTGCCGCCTGCGAGGCGGTGGATGCCGGGCTTGGTGCTGCGCTTGAGGCGCTGAAGAAGGCCGGCGGAGCGATGATCGTGACCGCCGACCACGGCAATTGCGACATGATGATAGATCCCGAAACCGGCGGCCCACACACCGCTCACACGCTCAACCCAGTGCCGGTCGTGGTTTATGGCGCGCCGGAGGGCACCACCGTGGCCGATGGGCGGCTGGCCGATCTTGCGCCAACGGTCCTATCGCTGATGGGCCTGCCGCAGCCTGAGGAAATGACAGGGAAGAGCCTGCTGGGATGA
- a CDS encoding murein hydrolase activator EnvC: protein MIRAFLLCLAMAVPAAAQESDPAQIAIDAASLLKKASVALQEAETRADRVEALTRTVRAYETGLTALRTGLRQAAIREQVLRASLEAREAEVSQLLGVLSTMERSPAPLLLLHPAGPAGTARAAMILGDVTPGLQAEAATLRGQVEEITLLQILQESASETLSDGLQGAQDARLALTRAIDERTELPRRYVEDPDRLRELLETSDTLASFASGLSQIAGATAAEGAGFEESQGALPLPGPATVIRGYEEPDAAGIARPGLLLALYPGTLLTAPAAATIRYTGPLLDYGNVMILEPAPDVLLVLAGMETVYGEPGEIVTAGAPLGLMGGLAPGRGADAAEFAEGSTPEAGAERSETLYMELRQGDAPVDPTEWFAATKDG, encoded by the coding sequence ATGATCCGCGCTTTTCTTCTCTGCCTGGCCATGGCGGTGCCTGCCGCTGCGCAAGAGAGCGACCCGGCGCAGATTGCCATCGACGCCGCCTCGCTGCTCAAGAAGGCCTCGGTCGCGCTGCAAGAAGCCGAAACGCGGGCTGACCGGGTAGAGGCGCTCACCCGCACCGTGCGGGCCTATGAAACCGGGCTGACCGCGCTGCGCACCGGGCTGCGGCAAGCGGCGATCCGCGAGCAGGTGCTGCGAGCATCGCTGGAGGCGCGGGAGGCAGAGGTCAGCCAGCTTCTTGGCGTCCTGTCGACCATGGAGCGCAGCCCTGCGCCGCTGTTGCTGCTGCACCCGGCGGGGCCTGCAGGCACGGCGCGGGCGGCCATGATCCTTGGTGACGTCACGCCGGGGCTTCAGGCCGAGGCGGCCACATTGCGCGGGCAGGTGGAGGAGATAACCCTGCTGCAAATCCTGCAGGAGAGCGCCAGCGAAACCCTGAGCGATGGCCTGCAAGGCGCACAGGATGCAAGGCTTGCGCTCACCCGCGCCATCGACGAGCGCACAGAACTGCCGCGCCGATACGTGGAAGACCCGGACCGCCTGCGGGAGCTACTCGAAACTTCCGATACTCTCGCGTCCTTCGCCTCCGGCCTCTCGCAAATCGCCGGGGCGACAGCCGCTGAAGGTGCGGGGTTCGAAGAGTCGCAGGGCGCCTTGCCACTGCCCGGCCCCGCAACCGTTATCCGCGGCTATGAAGAGCCCGACGCCGCCGGTATCGCCCGGCCCGGGCTGCTGCTGGCGCTCTACCCCGGCACCCTTCTCACCGCCCCCGCTGCCGCCACAATCCGCTACACAGGCCCGCTTCTGGACTACGGAAACGTGATGATCCTTGAGCCCGCGCCAGACGTTCTGCTGGTGCTCGCCGGGATGGAAACTGTCTATGGTGAGCCCGGCGAGATCGTCACCGCAGGCGCGCCGCTCGGCCTCATGGGTGGGCTTGCGCCGGGGCGCGGAGCCGACGCCGCAGAGTTTGCAGAAGGAAGCACGCCGGAAGCGGGTGCAGAGCGCAGCGAAACGCTTTATATGGAGCTGAGACAGGGCGACGCCCCGGTGGACCCGACCGAATGGTTTGCCGCTACCAAGGATGGATGA
- a CDS encoding S41 family peptidase produces the protein MKKFMMAALGGTLAGALMSTQIAGPLIAQETDRNASIYEQLDLFGDIFERIRAQYVEEVDEKELIEAAINGMLTSLDPHSSYLSPDDAADMRVQTRGEFGGLGIEVTQEEGFVKVVSPIDDTPADEAGIAAGDFITHVDGESVLGLTLDDAVELMRGPVGSEIIITVVREGVDEPFDVTIVRDTIKLTAVRTRTEGDSVVLRITTFNDQTFPNLEEGLKKAVEEAGGMDNINGIVLDLRNNPGGLLTQAIKVSDAFLEKGEIVSTRGRQAADGDRYNATAGDLAEGKPIVLLINGGSASASEIVAGALQDHRRAIVVGTKSFGKGSVQTVMPLKGDGAMRLTTARYYTPSGRSIQALGVSPDIVVQQPTVNPNAVEEEDEEQSAAARRRSEADLRGAISNDSLSEDEIRQIEEERAAAEAAAQLRDDDYQLAYAIDLLKGLHALEPAE, from the coding sequence ATGAAGAAATTCATGATGGCCGCGCTGGGCGGCACGCTGGCAGGGGCGCTGATGAGCACCCAGATCGCCGGCCCCCTGATCGCTCAGGAAACCGACCGCAACGCCTCGATCTACGAGCAGCTCGATCTCTTCGGCGACATCTTTGAGCGCATCCGCGCGCAATACGTTGAAGAGGTCGATGAGAAAGAGCTGATCGAAGCAGCCATCAACGGTATGCTCACCTCGCTCGACCCCCACTCCTCCTACCTTTCTCCGGATGATGCAGCCGATATGCGCGTGCAGACCCGCGGCGAGTTTGGCGGCCTCGGTATCGAGGTGACGCAAGAAGAGGGGTTCGTAAAGGTCGTCTCTCCCATCGACGACACCCCTGCCGACGAAGCGGGTATCGCAGCTGGCGACTTCATCACCCATGTCGACGGCGAGTCGGTTCTGGGCCTCACGCTGGATGACGCGGTTGAGCTGATGCGTGGCCCGGTTGGCTCCGAGATCATCATTACCGTGGTGCGCGAAGGCGTCGACGAGCCCTTCGATGTGACCATCGTGCGCGACACCATCAAGCTTACCGCCGTGCGCACCCGTACCGAGGGCGACTCGGTCGTGCTGCGGATCACCACCTTCAACGACCAGACCTTCCCCAACCTCGAAGAGGGGCTGAAGAAGGCCGTCGAAGAAGCCGGTGGGATGGACAACATCAACGGCATCGTACTCGACCTGCGCAACAACCCGGGCGGGCTGCTGACGCAGGCCATCAAGGTCTCGGATGCCTTCCTCGAAAAGGGCGAGATCGTCAGCACCCGTGGCCGTCAGGCTGCCGATGGCGACCGGTACAACGCCACGGCGGGCGACCTTGCCGAAGGCAAGCCGATCGTGCTGCTGATCAACGGCGGCTCGGCTTCGGCCTCCGAAATCGTCGCCGGTGCGCTGCAGGACCACCGCCGCGCAATCGTCGTGGGCACCAAGAGCTTCGGCAAGGGCTCGGTGCAAACCGTCATGCCGCTCAAAGGCGACGGCGCGATGCGTCTCACCACCGCGCGCTACTACACCCCCTCGGGCCGCTCGATTCAGGCGCTGGGCGTTTCGCCCGACATCGTCGTGCAGCAGCCCACGGTAAACCCGAACGCCGTGGAGGAGGAGGATGAAGAACAATCCGCCGCCGCCCGCCGCCGTTCCGAGGCGGACCTGCGCGGGGCAATCTCCAATGACAGCCTGAGCGAAGACGAGATTCGCCAGATCGAGGAAGAGCGCGCTGCCGCCGAAGCTGCCGCCCAACTCCGCGATGACGACTATCAACTTGCCTACGCGATTGACCTGCTCAAAGGCCTCCACGCGCTGGAGCCAGCCGAGTAA
- a CDS encoding serine hydrolase — translation MRAAFKAIGVGLLLLLLAAAAAAWVKREEVARLWAVQRLFDPDVIVWNFGHMGELFHAVPLPVGEGGALQPMLETEPVALPERSQEIIAARRITGLMVLSDGQVTHESYHLGTGPDDLRISWSVAKSFVSALLGILLDAGEIESLDDPVTRYAPELAGSAYDRASIRDVLQMQSGVEFDEAYSDFWSDINKMGRILAIGGSLDSFTAGLDARAGPPGERWRYVSMDTHVLGMVMRGATGQDMATLLGERLLAPMALEGPQPYLLTDAKGQGFVLGGLNMSLRDYALFGLMYAQDGRLGERRIVPFDWVEESTRPSAVTAPGKWRYGYHWWMPKEGEGEFMAVGIYGQYIYINRPARVVIAVTAADPAFGQGEVRDDIMAWFRQIAEANAEARP, via the coding sequence ATGCGTGCTGCGTTCAAAGCGATTGGTGTAGGCCTCCTGCTGCTGCTTCTTGCGGCGGCCGCCGCCGCATGGGTCAAGCGCGAAGAGGTCGCGCGGCTCTGGGCGGTGCAGCGGCTGTTCGACCCGGATGTCATCGTCTGGAACTTCGGGCACATGGGCGAACTGTTTCACGCGGTGCCGCTGCCGGTGGGCGAGGGCGGGGCGTTGCAGCCGATGCTGGAGACCGAGCCGGTGGCGCTGCCCGAACGCTCGCAGGAGATCATCGCGGCGCGTCGGATCACCGGGCTTATGGTGCTTTCAGACGGGCAGGTGACCCACGAGAGCTATCACCTAGGCACCGGGCCGGATGACCTGCGCATCTCATGGTCGGTGGCCAAAAGCTTCGTCTCCGCGCTGCTCGGCATCCTGCTCGACGCGGGCGAAATCGAAAGCTTGGACGACCCGGTCACACGCTATGCGCCTGAACTGGCCGGCAGCGCCTACGATAGGGCAAGCATCCGCGACGTGCTCCAGATGCAGTCGGGGGTGGAGTTCGACGAGGCCTATTCCGACTTCTGGTCAGACATCAACAAGATGGGCCGCATCCTCGCCATCGGCGGCTCGCTTGACAGTTTCACCGCCGGGCTTGATGCCCGCGCGGGGCCGCCGGGAGAGCGCTGGCGCTACGTGTCGATGGACACACACGTGCTGGGCATGGTGATGCGCGGCGCGACAGGGCAGGATATGGCCACCCTGCTGGGTGAGCGGCTGCTGGCACCGATGGCACTTGAGGGCCCGCAGCCCTACCTGCTGACAGATGCCAAGGGGCAGGGCTTCGTGCTGGGCGGGCTAAACATGTCTCTGCGTGATTATGCCCTCTTTGGCCTGATGTATGCTCAGGACGGGCGGCTGGGAGAGCGTCGCATCGTGCCCTTCGACTGGGTCGAAGAAAGCACCCGCCCCTCGGCGGTGACAGCACCGGGCAAGTGGCGCTATGGCTACCATTGGTGGATGCCCAAGGAGGGCGAAGGAGAGTTTATGGCTGTCGGGATCTACGGCCAGTACATCTACATCAATCGGCCCGCCCGGGTGGTGATTGCCGTCACCGCCGCAGATCCCGCCTTCGGCCAAGGTGAAGTGCGGGATGATATTATGGCATGGTTCCGCCAGATCGCAGAGGCCAACGCGGAGGCCCGCCCGTGA
- a CDS encoding DUF2237 family protein → MEKYPSLNVLGGPLEPCSVAPVTGFFRDGHCNSCAADAGSHTVCAVMTAEFLAYSKYVGNDLSTPMPQYGFEGLKPGDRWCLCASRFLQAQDEGCPPQVVLEATHQRALEIVPLATLKAVAVK, encoded by the coding sequence TTGGAAAAATATCCCTCCCTCAATGTGCTGGGTGGCCCGCTGGAACCCTGTTCAGTGGCCCCCGTCACCGGCTTTTTCCGCGATGGCCACTGCAACAGCTGCGCAGCGGATGCCGGCAGCCATACCGTCTGTGCGGTGATGACGGCTGAGTTCCTCGCCTATTCAAAATACGTTGGCAACGACCTGAGCACACCTATGCCGCAGTACGGCTTTGAGGGGCTCAAGCCGGGCGATAGATGGTGCCTCTGCGCCAGCCGCTTCCTGCAGGCCCAGGACGAGGGATGCCCGCCGCAGGTGGTGCTGGAAGCCACCCACCAACGGGCGCTGGAGATTGTGCCGTTGGCAACTCTGAAAGCGGTTGCGGTAAAATAG
- a CDS encoding tetratricopeptide repeat protein — protein sequence MTRILPLSAALIALAAPVFAAGSDSTTPPTSTSTTTKCEKGQVFDEKTAKCLDAKSEAVTDDDRYNAARELAYNGKYDRALMVLATADNQNDPRILNYKGFTHRKMGETDTAMSFYQAALNVDPDYILARSYMGQGLAAAGDLAGATEQLEEIALRGGTETWAYDSLMNAIGGVAVDY from the coding sequence ATGACCCGCATTCTTCCTCTCTCCGCCGCCCTGATCGCACTTGCCGCCCCGGTCTTCGCTGCCGGCTCCGACAGCACAACGCCGCCTACCTCCACCAGCACCACGACGAAATGTGAAAAAGGTCAGGTGTTCGACGAGAAAACCGCCAAATGCCTCGACGCCAAGTCCGAAGCCGTCACCGATGACGACCGCTACAACGCGGCCCGCGAGCTGGCCTACAACGGCAAGTACGACCGGGCGTTGATGGTGCTCGCCACGGCCGACAATCAGAACGACCCGCGCATCCTCAACTACAAGGGCTTTACCCACCGCAAGATGGGCGAGACCGACACCGCGATGAGCTTCTATCAGGCCGCGCTGAACGTGGACCCCGATTACATCCTCGCCCGCTCCTACATGGGCCAAGGCCTTGCTGCTGCCGGTGATCTGGCCGGGGCCACCGAACAGCTGGAAGAGATCGCCCTGCGCGGCGGCACCGAGACCTGGGCCTACGACAGCCTGATGAACGCGATTGGCGGGGTCGCGGTGGATTATTGA
- a CDS encoding RNA polymerase sigma factor yields the protein MQPDATDFQAELLASLPRLRRFALSLTRHPSEADDLVQMTCERAITNAERWNPEQPLLPWLYTMARNLWTSEMRKRQVRTGAGTVPAEEAAELVSHAGGEEATRAGQVMAQIVALPEGLASVLLLVSVEGHSYGEAAAILDIPAGTVMSRMSAARAKLRAALAEGAA from the coding sequence GTGCAGCCCGACGCGACAGATTTTCAAGCCGAGCTTCTGGCCAGCCTCCCGCGGCTGCGGCGCTTTGCGCTCAGCCTAACCCGCCACCCCTCCGAGGCCGATGACCTTGTTCAGATGACCTGCGAACGCGCCATAACCAACGCCGAAAGGTGGAACCCCGAGCAGCCGCTGCTGCCTTGGCTCTACACCATGGCGCGCAATCTCTGGACGTCCGAGATGCGCAAGCGGCAAGTGCGCACTGGCGCGGGCACGGTGCCCGCCGAGGAGGCCGCCGAACTGGTGAGCCACGCAGGCGGGGAGGAGGCCACCCGCGCTGGGCAGGTCATGGCTCAGATCGTGGCGCTGCCCGAAGGCCTCGCCTCAGTGCTGCTTCTGGTGTCGGTAGAAGGCCACAGCTACGGCGAGGCGGCTGCAATCCTCGATATTCCTGCGGGCACGGTAATGTCCCGCATGTCGGCTGCGCGGGCGAAGCTGCGCGCGGCTTTGGCAGAAGGAGCGGCGTGA
- a CDS encoding zf-HC2 domain-containing protein: protein MMDRMDRISAYLDGEMSAEDAARLEAEAAADPELAAEIEAAGALDGEIGMAFDALLDAPLPPALAATVSATTTPGTRVEQATPTVAAASPMGEAPAQPPEVAEGEPGVPGQVAMESSADALPETPAMGAIPPGGAAPREETPPPLFTPANLDRRPIFSASIAAILALLMVGAGAGALITRVIAPNEELADGHATRGWMDEIADYHRVYARQTAHLVEVPATERAHIETWLGKETGVPFNVPDLTASGFNFQGARLLVAGGKPVAQLLYTDAEGQVMALCVLAREGEGSEEFTPRSFNGVEMVRWLAPGAAWVAVGEPEMDLGSIARQAAQDV from the coding sequence ATGATGGACCGGATGGACAGGATCTCGGCCTACCTCGACGGCGAGATGAGCGCAGAAGATGCCGCGCGCCTTGAGGCCGAAGCCGCCGCAGACCCGGAGCTTGCAGCCGAAATCGAGGCCGCAGGCGCTTTGGACGGCGAGATTGGCATGGCCTTCGATGCGCTCTTGGATGCGCCGCTGCCGCCCGCGCTTGCGGCCACGGTTTCTGCCACCACCACGCCGGGCACGCGAGTCGAGCAAGCAACGCCAACCGTCGCTGCCGCGAGCCCCATGGGCGAAGCCCCGGCGCAGCCGCCGGAGGTGGCTGAAGGCGAACCGGGAGTGCCCGGACAAGTCGCCATGGAATCCTCTGCCGATGCGTTGCCCGAAACACCCGCGATGGGGGCCATCCCGCCCGGTGGTGCCGCCCCCCGAGAAGAAACGCCGCCTCCCCTCTTTACCCCGGCCAATCTGGACCGCCGCCCAATCTTCTCCGCCTCGATCGCGGCCATTCTGGCACTGCTGATGGTTGGCGCGGGCGCGGGGGCGCTGATCACCCGCGTCATTGCACCGAACGAAGAGCTTGCCGATGGCCATGCGACCCGTGGCTGGATGGACGAGATTGCCGATTATCACCGGGTCTATGCCCGCCAAACCGCGCATCTGGTGGAGGTTCCGGCAACCGAGCGGGCGCATATTGAAACATGGCTCGGCAAGGAAACCGGCGTGCCCTTCAACGTGCCCGATCTAACAGCCTCTGGCTTCAACTTCCAAGGGGCGCGCTTGCTCGTGGCAGGCGGAAAGCCCGTGGCGCAGCTGCTCTACACGGATGCTGAGGGGCAGGTGATGGCGCTTTGTGTGCTGGCCCGAGAGGGAGAGGGCTCGGAAGAGTTCACCCCGCGCAGCTTTAACGGCGTGGAAATGGTGCGCTGGCTCGCACCGGGCGCCGCCTGGGTCGCCGTGGGCGAGCCAGAGATGGACCTCGGCAGCATAGCACGCCAGGCCGCGCAAGACGTATGA